A single genomic interval of uncultured Pseudodesulfovibrio sp. harbors:
- a CDS encoding LarC family nickel insertion protein: MNNQITAPRTLYLDCSSGVSGDMLLASMAHALEELNGPGWGFQFLSAELARLGLEGFELEWVQKKVGGIATWHVDVVETKDQPLRTYSNLVDIIESANMEDSVAKRSIAAVTLLGEAEAKVHGVDLETVHFHEVGAVDTIVDIVGSMVLMDALRAEEIAFSAVDLGSGFVECAHGKMPVPAPACAELSKGITTFGSACGMERATPTGLSILRTVGHSCGSQPVGKLLSVGYGSGGRSSDAQPTYVRAFILENVAEIDQEAHNHHHHHHHHHA, translated from the coding sequence ATGAATAATCAAATAACTGCACCGCGTACGCTGTATCTGGACTGCTCCAGCGGAGTGAGTGGCGACATGCTGCTTGCTTCGATGGCCCATGCTCTTGAGGAATTGAACGGACCGGGATGGGGATTTCAGTTTCTCAGCGCCGAACTGGCGCGGCTCGGGCTGGAGGGCTTTGAACTCGAATGGGTTCAGAAGAAAGTGGGGGGAATTGCCACATGGCACGTCGATGTCGTGGAGACAAAAGACCAACCACTGAGAACCTATAGCAATTTGGTGGACATTATCGAGTCCGCAAATATGGAAGATTCCGTGGCCAAACGGAGTATTGCCGCTGTCACGTTGCTGGGTGAGGCCGAAGCCAAGGTCCACGGAGTGGATCTGGAGACCGTCCACTTCCATGAAGTCGGGGCTGTGGATACCATTGTGGATATTGTAGGTTCGATGGTTCTGATGGATGCCTTGCGGGCTGAAGAAATCGCCTTTTCCGCAGTGGATCTCGGGTCTGGTTTCGTGGAGTGTGCACATGGAAAAATGCCAGTTCCTGCGCCAGCTTGTGCGGAACTATCCAAGGGGATAACCACCTTCGGTTCAGCGTGTGGAATGGAACGCGCCACACCTACGGGGCTCTCCATTCTGCGGACGGTTGGACATTCTTGCGGATCACAGCCTGTCGGGAAGCTGCTTTCCGTGGGATACGGGTCGGGCGGAAGATCGTCCGACGCGCAGCCGACGTATGTTCGGGCGTTCATCTTGGAGAATGTTGCAGAAATAGATCAGGAAGCACATAACCACCACCATCATCACCACCATCATCATGCGTGA
- the larB gene encoding nickel pincer cofactor biosynthesis protein LarB, which produces MKTDDVLDAFAAGKISKEEVKRVLLGNTFVDAGCAKVDHCREYRTGGPEVVYCEGKTPEQVAVIMSEIVKCSGRALGTRATQAHFNALPAECGAEYDPVSRLIIVDGPERPAIGKIAVVSAGTSDLPVAEEAAKTAEFLGSRVERHYDCGVAGIHRLFSVMDEIIDASAIIAVAGMEGALPSVLGGMAVPPVIGVPTSVGYGANFQGLSALLAMMNSCAPGVGVVNIDNGFGAAFLAHKINLKR; this is translated from the coding sequence GTGAAAACGGACGATGTGCTGGACGCATTTGCTGCGGGTAAGATTTCAAAGGAGGAGGTCAAGCGTGTTTTGCTTGGCAATACCTTTGTCGATGCCGGATGTGCCAAGGTCGACCATTGCCGCGAATACCGCACCGGCGGGCCGGAAGTCGTGTATTGTGAGGGCAAGACGCCTGAGCAGGTCGCTGTAATCATGAGTGAAATAGTCAAGTGTTCCGGTCGGGCGCTTGGTACGCGGGCTACGCAGGCCCATTTCAATGCCCTGCCTGCGGAATGCGGCGCTGAATATGATCCGGTTTCTCGGCTCATTATCGTTGACGGACCGGAGAGACCAGCTATCGGGAAAATAGCAGTGGTTTCAGCGGGGACGTCGGATTTGCCTGTGGCTGAAGAGGCAGCGAAAACCGCTGAATTTCTCGGAAGCCGGGTTGAGCGTCACTATGACTGCGGTGTGGCGGGCATCCACCGTCTGTTTTCCGTCATGGATGAGATCATCGATGCCTCGGCGATCATTGCCGTGGCCGGAATGGAAGGGGCCCTGCCTTCGGTTCTTGGTGGAATGGCTGTTCCGCCGGTCATCGGTGTGCCCACAAGTGTGGGGTATGGTGCCAATTTTCAGGGACTTTCCGCTCTGCTCGCCATGATGAATTCCTGTGCTCCGGGCGTTGGTGTCGTCAATATCGATAACGGCTTCGGGGCCGCTTTTCTCGCTCACAAGATCAACCTGAAACGATAA
- a CDS encoding ATP-dependent sacrificial sulfur transferase LarE: MQSLISVISRRCENVTPVVIAMSGGVDSCLVAAAARQALKGQVFGVTVRSELTAAREFTRAVEVAEIIGLEHHPLCLRVLEDTHVRRNTDERCYHCKRLIFKMMVLEYGDDCIILDGTNADDDPARPGLRAVREFGVFSPLKEVGMTKSEVRATAKSIELPNWNAPSESCLATRIPIGMPLTTDRLEKVDAMESFFHNLGVETLRARHDNLVATVEYLPQYTDIINKNRDSFAALIERIGLRSYEFKEWGE; this comes from the coding sequence ATGCAGTCGTTGATTTCCGTTATTTCCAGACGTTGTGAAAACGTCACGCCCGTGGTGATTGCCATGTCCGGCGGCGTGGACAGTTGCCTCGTGGCTGCTGCGGCACGGCAGGCTTTGAAAGGACAGGTTTTTGGTGTGACTGTTCGGAGCGAGCTGACCGCAGCCCGTGAGTTTACCCGTGCGGTCGAAGTCGCCGAGATCATCGGTCTTGAGCATCATCCCCTGTGTCTCCGTGTCTTGGAGGATACTCACGTTCGGCGCAATACGGACGAGCGCTGCTATCACTGCAAGCGGTTGATTTTCAAGATGATGGTGCTTGAGTACGGGGACGATTGCATCATTCTGGACGGGACCAACGCTGATGATGATCCCGCACGCCCGGGGCTGCGCGCCGTGAGGGAGTTCGGCGTGTTTTCACCTTTGAAAGAGGTAGGCATGACCAAGTCGGAGGTGCGGGCAACGGCGAAATCCATTGAATTGCCGAACTGGAACGCTCCGTCGGAAAGCTGTCTGGCGACACGGATTCCGATTGGGATGCCGTTGACAACCGATCGACTCGAAAAAGTGGATGCAATGGAATCCTTTTTCCATAACCTTGGGGTCGAAACTCTGAGGGCGCGCCATGATAATCTGGTGGCAACCGTGGAATATTTGCCACAATACACTGATATTATAAATAAAAATCGTGATTCTTTCGCGGCGTTGATCGAGCGGATCGGGTTGCGATCATATGAATTCAAGGAGTGGGGCGAGTGA
- a CDS encoding MarR family transcriptional regulator: MPDTAEQTFYSQLSRFHRLYSKALAMRLEPYTVRPGYLNILAVLWEQDNITQKELKAHLDIEQATLSNTLKRMERDDIISRVPNKKDRRHTFIRLTDRGTSLKPLVAEAIDDLRSVANQGLTINDRRYFKRIMRQMSDHLESDLSDPLFVLLDEVSD; this comes from the coding sequence ATGCCAGACACAGCAGAACAGACATTCTACTCCCAGTTATCCCGATTCCATCGGCTGTATTCCAAGGCGCTGGCCATGCGTCTGGAGCCTTACACGGTTCGCCCCGGCTATCTCAATATACTGGCCGTTCTCTGGGAACAGGACAATATCACCCAAAAGGAACTCAAAGCACATCTGGACATCGAACAGGCCACCCTTTCCAATACTCTCAAGCGCATGGAGCGGGACGACATCATCTCCCGCGTGCCGAACAAAAAGGATCGAAGGCATACCTTTATCCGCCTGACCGATCGTGGAACGTCGCTCAAACCGCTGGTTGCCGAAGCCATCGACGACCTCCGCTCTGTCGCGAACCAAGGCCTGACCATCAACGACCGCCGATATTTCAAACGCATCATGCGGCAGATGTCAGACCATCTGGAGTCAGACCTCAGCGATCCCCTTTTCGTGCTCCTTGATGAGGTTTCCGACTGA
- a CDS encoding helix-turn-helix domain-containing protein, translating into MDMKDSQKPPTLLTVREVADLLRVHQRTAYRLITGGTIKAIKIGSQWRVPETALMEFIEKGLKESASTSGAKKKSGPEQFKLPLD; encoded by the coding sequence ATGGACATGAAAGATAGCCAAAAACCACCGACTCTGCTGACAGTACGCGAAGTAGCGGATCTGCTCAGGGTTCACCAGCGCACTGCGTACAGATTAATCACAGGTGGGACTATCAAGGCTATCAAGATCGGCAGTCAGTGGCGCGTACCGGAAACCGCGCTGATGGAATTTATCGAAAAGGGATTGAAGGAGTCGGCTTCGACTTCAGGTGCAAAGAAGAAGTCCGGCCCGGAACAGTTTAAACTGCCCCTGGATTGA